Proteins encoded in a region of the Odocoileus virginianus isolate 20LAN1187 ecotype Illinois chromosome 9, Ovbor_1.2, whole genome shotgun sequence genome:
- the UCMA gene encoding unique cartilage matrix-associated protein: MAWRQLFLICLAAIALLSMLREGAAVSVGMRQVAGQEAQDDVEEIFMQESDALNFLKKRSKRSPRSQDEVNVENRQKLRADELRREYHEEQRNEFENFVEEQNDEQEERSREAIEQWRQWHYDGLYPSYLYNRHHI, encoded by the exons ATGGCCTGGAGACAGCTGTTTCTGATCTGTCTTGCAGCCATTGCACTCCTGTCCA TGCTGCGGGAGGGGGCCGCTGTGTCAGTGGGCATGAGGCAGGTGGCAGGACAAGAGGCACAGGATG ACGTGGAAGAGATTTTCATGCAGGAATCAGATGCCTTGAATTTCCTCAAGAAGCGCAGCAAGCGATCCCCTAGATCCCAAGACGAGGTCAATG tggAGAACAGGCAGAAGCTGCGGGCAGACGAGCTGCGCAGAGAGTATCATGAAGAGCAAAGGAACGAGTTTGAGAACTTCGTGGAGGAGCAAAACGACG AACAGGAAGAGAGAAGCCGGGAGGCCATCGAGCAGTGGCGCCAATGGCATTACGATGGCCTATACCCATCCTATCTCTACAACCGCCACCACATCTGA